The window ATCCAGATCAAGTTGGTATTTACATGCATAAGCTGTCTGGCTCTATATTGATACTGGGGAGAGCAACAAAATGAAGTGACTCATGAGCAAAAATCTGTTCCCAAGATAGTCAGGATTAATGATTGAAAACAAGTGGGAGAAAGTGAGAAATATACCACTGGGAAATACACGACTATAAATACAGGAGCTTGGAAGAGCTGAAATCACGCTGGAGTTTCTGGGCTCTATCATTACCACTCATCTTCTTTGAAGTtaaaagaaaagtgaaggttttttGTGCCGCTTTAAGAATATTAATGTAAGTCATCCTTGAGGTGAAATTAAAGggttacactgtaaaaaatcaaACTTGCAATTGTTGAGCTTACAGTCATTTCTTTCACaattcaacaataaaagttGAGTTGCCCCATAAACTCAAATACATTAAGGGTTTCAACTAATCCTTTAACGTTTTGGAGCAAAAGTTGGTCTCAGATGAAATTTATTGCTGgcaaaatgaatgaattcaaGTTTTACATGAGTTGAAGCTGTTGGCGCCTTTCTGTGCCTTAGCACGCATGCGCATCTCATATTTTTGGATAATGCGGGGTCTACTTTGCGCTTTTGCAAGGACTGAAAGCCACCTGGCTGTCTGTCTTCCTTAATGAGAACGTAATGCTTTTTATACCAGGAGCTGGATAGATCGTTCATCTCAACTTTCTAAAGGCAAGTAATGTTTCTTTTATTATATCAGACAGTATATGTTTGAACAGTCTCAGTTTGTCTTTTAGAAATATCACAACTGAAGTTCTTCGTATTTTTCCGAAACTTAGCATAGCATTACTTTGTAGGCTAAGAAGCCTTGCGGCTTCTGGTTATGTGTTTACTATATCATTTAAGATTTCATGCCACAAACTATGTGCCATgtcacaaaacaatgaaaatccgACAAACATCGCTACTAAAGAGGCGCGCTCATATCTGACAAGCCTCCGCGACACCCCCTATGTGTATTTCATGAAGTGCAGTCTGTGGCCGCCATACCACCGAACGAAACAAAATAGGCTGTCTCGCTCATGACCAACGGCAGCAACCCCCCGCcgctatttaaaaataaataaatttcggGGGCACCCGCTGCCAGGTCGTTTAATTTGTTCTTATCACTTTTAGCCAATAAAATGTGTGCTTTAGTTTCTGTGTGAACAGGGTGGTGGAGTCTTCACGGCCAGCAAGCTccaccaaacacacaaacaggaaacaggagggagaggaAGCTCAGAGAAGCAGCTACAGAGCAGTAAATATGGGGGTATTTTAAATACGAAGGCCTACTAGAGTCTGCAAGAGTCATATCAAACAGACTTTAAATAACGTAAAAAACACAGATACATTAGAACTGTGCATCCAGTAATGAAGCTGGAACAAAACAGATGAACAAGTGATTAGGACTGGGCGACATATCGAGTTTCTAAATgtattgatatatttttatacgagatatgaGATGtaacaatatcgtttatatgaTATAGTCCATGTTacattataattatacttgtggagccgcaagtttgcctctctttcgtccacttttgtctttacgCAACGTTACTCCGCCTCGGCtgtctccttcactgaacacaactccccctcccccatcgcttcacctgcaggcaacaaGATGGACACAGCAgctatcaaagaggagctggtcggtaaaaagaaaacatttgaagattactattttagtgctgtcagcgtaaAGTTAatgccataactgcattaaaggggcaaatctccgttaactagttaccgcggatcaccccgtgtgtggggctgggcagggttaacgagctaaccgggctaacgcgttgacgcacggtttaaaatcctttcattttctcaaaaatcgacattgtgccttatgtatgaattctggttgtgcttactgacctcgaaccaattttatgtggtacacagtttaaaaaaatctgtcaaatgttttggtacgactttggtaagctatggggtggctgtagctcaggtggcaaaGCAGTTCAGCCGCTAACCAGaaggttcgatcccaggctgctcctgtctgcatgccaaatatccttgggcaagatactaaccccatgttgctctccgatgcatccatcggagtgtgaatgtgtatgaatgttggATAATTAGCACTAAGCTTAGaagaagtgcttgtgtgaatgggtgtgattgggtgaatgaattagttgtataagcgctttgagtgttcagagtagagtagaaaagcgctatataagaaccagtccatttaccatctatgaagctgcactgcttgatggattgtcggagcattacggctaccgaggagccttACCGTATTATGTGTGTagggaccataaatggcacctgtaagagacatggttacaaagaggatttcaaactcaaggctgtcagttgcgcagtagaacttggaaacagagcagctgtgaaatctgtctttgttattatgctcagcatcttttagtttacattttgactgcacaactgtgagctttttgttatgcacaaaaacaacattttggtttatttatggagcatcaTTAATAAATGCACTGATAATTTAAACAAATGCTTTAGGAGTTTTATCCCACTCATACTCTCAATCCAATGTTTGGTTTTACAACTTAGAATGACAATCACACAAAATTATCCTTGGCATACATAATACATCCCAGTACACTGTTGGTGCATTCCATGTAGAATACAatttgttattaataaatttaataaatgaaacatttaataaattaaacatttgATGTAATGTATGTTTtgtaaattatttgttttacactGTTTTGCGTGGCATTTTACAAGGCAGAATCAGCTCACTTTACTGAGCCAAAACAATTAGGACAGGAGAAAAACATTCTTAAGTAATGTCAGGAAGctggtattttattttaaaactaattgctatttttatttatttagagaaTTAAAAGCCAACTCCAGACCACTGCTTGCTTGTCCTGATTTGTGAAAGACTGATGAAGAGTTGGTAAGGAACAGGAGCgcctcccccccacccccaaacacATAATCGGGTAATGTAACTTTGGTAATTTGAGATTAATTCAGGTTTCTTTTGAATTGTTGACActgtcctctcctctcttctcaTTATAGTTTTTGTATGCAGTGCCAGTTCTGCTCTTTTGTCTGTTCAAGCCAAGAAGTACTCTTAAGGCATCACCAGCTACGACATAGAAGAGGATTTCATTTGCCCTGTGTTTACAGTGACTGCGTCTGTTCGTTTAGGACACGAGGGGCATTGAAGTCTCACCTCAGCAGATCACACAACAGGGCTAAGAAAAGGCAGGAGATCtcaacatttttttgtgtttttttttttttttttttttttttttttttttttgtgaatttaAGGAAAACTGCTCACAGCATACATttatttcacatattttaaGGCACTTAAAAAACATCAGACTGTATCCTGTCCTTTCCAAAAATGTGAGTACTTGGACACCAAAATATTGGATCATCGACGACTACTGAGAGACTTTTCCTGATTTTAATTTGAAGCCAAAACACCACTATATTGAACATTATAGTCATCTTGTGCGTTGTTTTGGTCCCTTAATTGATTTGTGGACTGTTCGATTTGAATCTAAGCACAACTTTTTCAAGAAAACTGTGCATGATGTCCAATGCTTTAAGAATATACTACTAACACTTTCTTCAAAGCATCAACAAATGATGGCATACTTCTTAGATGGTCACAGTCTTTTTAAACCAAGTCTGCATGTTGATAATATTGACACAGTTGACATCTGTTTCTTGAATGAAAATCTTCAGAAGTGCTTAAACTGAAATATCCACAGGTAAAAGCTCTGTCATTTGCTAAATGTGTTTATCTGTATGGGACCCAGTATGTCAAAGGCATGATCATTTCATCAGGACAACTGAGTGGACTGCCTGAATTCTACAAGATACTGAACATTTTGGTAGACTCTGGGAAAGTGTCATTTGTTGCTACAAAGCTCTCCTCTTGGTATATGGAACATTACAGATCATATCGGCTTGACAGCAGCTACAAAGATCTGGAAATACTTGACCAGGAAGATTTGAATGATTACCACCCTTTAGCTGAATACTGCGTAGCTGGACAACTGATGGTGACACCTGTTACGTGCCTCCTGCATTGAAAGCGATGGTATGTATTATTCTTAAATAGTTTTCAGTTGATTACTTTGAATTTGTTAATTATTTAGAATTGTGCCCTTTTTTTGGTTTGTCTTCACAGGCCCTGTTACTGCGAGTCTACGTCAGTCCAAAACTTATCAGAAAAATCCAGCTGTCCACTGTTCCAGAATCTGTGAAGCAGCTTCAAGATGAACTACAAGCAACGCTTGGACTTGAAGGTGACTTTGCAATACAATATGAAGACCCAGATTTTGGGAACGCACTTTGCAACCTGATGGATATTAATGAGCTACCCGCTGGACGGGCAGTGTTGCACCTCATTTGGGAGGAAAATGCATCAGCCTCGCCACCACAGACTCCATCTGATCATAGCGCCATCTCATCTATTGATACAGCCAGTGTGAGTTCAGCATCTTCTTTCAGCCCATCCTCATCCACCCAGACCTACATGCGTAGCACTTCACAGTGGCCAAATCCATTTCCTATCCCAATCTTTTCCTATGATGTAGAGTTAAAACTTCGCAAGGGCAATGAGGTATATGAGAAAGCAGGGGCAAATTTAAGTGTAACAAGAGACATCAAGATGGAAATTCTAGACAAGCTGGCACAAGAAATGTTTGCAATCAAAGCCTACCCTGACAAGAATGAAATAACATCTGTTGCCCAGGAGCTAGTTTCTAAACATCCCTGCCTCAAAGAGCCCGGCAATGGCACAGGATATGATGGTTGGGCAACAAGCATTAAGTTCAAGCTTGGCAACTACCGTTCCAAGCTAAGTCAAGCTGGATGTAGTGAAGTTGCAGTCAATCGAGAAAGAAGAGGGGAAGAAGATGACAGTGGATCAAGTAGATTTTCCTTAAAGAAACCAAAGCGAGGTGAAGTCAATTTTATCCCTGATGCCCCAGAAAACTACAATGATGAGTCTCTTGAAAATGAAAGATGCATTTTGGAAGATGAAATGAAGAAGAGGGATAAGAACATGGCACTCATCACCCAAAAGATGGACATCACATTCTCTCTCAGGAGGAAAGAAGTTGTGGAGACGCAGCCCTTGGTCAAGGAAATGCAGCTCAGATGGCCAGCTCTCTTCTTGAAAGAACAGGTAAGATAAtctcttaaatatttaaaggaaaacttccctttttttcagtgtggtcTTATTTCTAGAATGGAAAACATTCATTTACTCACCCAGACAAATTTCAAGGCATTTTAGTTGTTAGAAAGAAATTTTAATCCCAATGTTACGACTCAGTCATTTTGCAGGAGAGAGCTGAGCCACGGTTATGGGGAAAGGATTCACTGAGACTAAGAAATGCCTGAATTAAGCCAAAAACCACTCTGGAGGGTTTTTAATATAAGgaaataacattaaaatgtgtttaaaagctccaaaaagttgattttaCATGATATAGGACCTTTAaaatttcttttgaacaactcCAAATGCCTCGAAACTTGTCTGGGTGAGTAAATGAACGTGAGCTCCATTTCTTGTGCCCTTGACAAGCATCTGTTTGTATCACTCCAATGTCTTGTAGAAAAGGTTGAAGGCTACCGTTGAGCTAACAATGCTAatggtaaaatataaaaaaatagttGGCTCTAAAAATATGAAGCTAATTTTGGTATTACCAACAACTCTATTGAAGTGAAATCTGTTTACTTGTCAACTTACTGTGTATAATAATGGATTGAATTTATTTCGCTCTTTGCtgggcacccaaagcgctttacaattccactactcattcacactcacattaaCACATCGGTGGAGGGAAACCACAGTTATAGCCATAGCTGCCCTGGGgtagactgacagaagcgacgctgccatatcgcaccattggcccctctggccaacaccagtaggcagtaaattcaaattcaaaattcaaatttttatttgtcacatacacagtcatacacagtacgatatgcagtgaaatgcttacaCAACTGCTCGTCGGGTAAAgggtcttgcccaaggacacaatgaccaggacagagagagctgggggaCAGAACAGGCatccttccggttacagatgagcttcccaaccccctgaaccacggtcgccgCAATGACTTGTCTTCACTGGGCATCTAGAATCTTTTGGTGCTGACCCTTAGCAGGCAACAGCCATGAAACTCACAGAACAGGATTGAGAAAGTCACTTGCGTGTTATGAAATTATCCAAATTTGACCACAGGATGTTGttcttacttcattcctacaTAAAATTAATGAACTTTTTGCaatgaatttaaaatacaatttattgatttatttattttctgcaatGCATCCTGTAACAATTGAAACCATTATTTTGTCTAATCAACATTTGATTAGGTATTCTATAGACTTAATGTAAAATCTGCCgatcagatttttctttttttttttttccctaaaatGTGTCCGTTAGAATTTGTACTACCagtaaaagagaagaaaaaaatccaatcaAGACCTGACCAATAGATCAACCGAGACTAACTAAATGTTTTGAAATTAAGCTGTTTTAACCAAATTTGAAAACAATGTCATTTTTATATAATGTACCTTTAAAAgttttctatatattttttgttgctttgtagATTTGTGCGGAATTCTCACGCATTACCACCAAGGATCTCATGGGGACCTTCATGACTGCCCTCGACACTTACTCACTTCGGCTGATTAAGCTGTATCGAGTTAGAAAAGCTGCTTTCCGCAATGACATGGATTCCCTGTTGCAGAAGTTTGATGAAcaggtaatatataaaaatgtatttgtgtctGGTTTATGAGGAACCTAAAGTTCCCACTGTAACGAAAgatactttattaaatatttagtaaATTGACGTAAAAATTGTTAGTTTTCAGAAAGTGTGTCCTGAATGGGATTATAAGCTAACAAGCAGCGCTGTGTGTTTGGCAGATGGCAGGTCATGACAGACAGTTCAACTCTCATCCCACTCATGGCACTTTTTGTTATAAATGTTGTAAGTGTGCTACATTTCTTGCACatcaaaattattaaaaaaaaaaaaaacctgacaaaaCCATGAGCAAGTATCTGGAATAACTAATTTCAACATCTTATTTCTTAAGGCTGTATTTTTAGCAACAACacttaatgtgttttaaaaacaaaatggtaGGTTTATAAATGAGACTGAGTCTTATTTGATTTCCTTGTTTTAGGTCTCAAACATAGTCCAGCATCGACGAACCATCAGTTTGGAAGGGTTACCGATATTTGTTCGCGACGACAAGACCAAACTCTTCTTAACATGTCTGGTGAGCATGCAAATCTACTCAATCTTCAGTTTTGGTTTTCAGAGACTTATATGtactgttgttttttattttgcatagGATACAGATCCAGTTGAGAGGGCAACCCGAGGCGTTACGGTGGGCATCC is drawn from Pelmatolapia mariae isolate MD_Pm_ZW linkage group LG7, Pm_UMD_F_2, whole genome shotgun sequence and contains these coding sequences:
- the LOC134631700 gene encoding uncharacterized protein LOC134631700, whose product is MEHYRSYRLDSSYKDLEILDQEDLNDYHPLAEYCVAGQLMALLLRVYVSPKLIRKIQLSTVPESVKQLQDELQATLGLEGDFAIQYEDPDFGNALCNLMDINELPAGRAVLHLIWEENASASPPQTPSDHSAISSIDTASVSSASSFSPSSSTQTYMRSTSQWPNPFPIPIFSYDVELKLRKGNEVYEKAGANLSVTRDIKMEILDKLAQEMFAIKAYPDKNEITSVAQELVSKHPCLKEPGNGTGYDGWATSIKFKLGNYRSKLSQAGCSEVAVNRERRGEEDDSGSSRFSLKKPKRGEVNFIPDAPENYNDESLENERCILEDEMKKRDKNMALITQKMDITFSLRRKEVVETQPLVKEMQLRWPALFLKEQICAEFSRITTKDLMGTFMTALDTYSLRLIKLYRVRKAAFRNDMDSLLQKFDEQMAGHDRQFNSHPTHGTFCYKCCLKHSPASTNHQFGRVTDICSRRQDQTLLNMSDPVERATRGVTVGILTVLEDYVGPNSQSTVINTAIVLEEDIILDDLPDLPTAFAYLFGLLYGLNMEFPKELKYTFEALLANLSVPRHQAIRDDASSRHQVFTTSSCTFHP